A genomic window from Bacillus sp. BGMRC 2118 includes:
- the rpsA gene encoding 30S ribosomal protein S1, with the protein MNQEVMDVKTIEVGDIVTGTVTKVEEKQVLVNIGYKSDGIVPISELSSLHIELASEIVNEGDSLQLKVTKLEDDAVILSKRAVDAENAWDELDAKYNSGEVFDVVVKEVVKGGLVVDLGVRAFIPASLVEAHFVEDFSDYQDKTLAVKLVELDKEKNRIILSHRAVVEQEQSEQKRKTIGSLKVGQVLQGTVQRLTDFGAFVDIGGIDGLVHISQLSHEHVSKPSDVVEEGQPVQVKVLSVDLDNERISLSIKETQEGPWEQLSRELKVGSVIEGTVKRLVSFGAFVELYPGVEGLVHISQISNKHIATPQEALQQGEKVKVKVLDINEEDKRISLSIRELLEEDDKADFLEYQQKEESTGFSLGDLIGDKLNKLK; encoded by the coding sequence ATGAATCAAGAAGTAATGGATGTTAAAACAATTGAAGTAGGAGATATTGTTACTGGTACAGTAACAAAGGTAGAAGAGAAACAAGTACTGGTTAACATTGGTTACAAATCAGATGGTATTGTACCCATTAGTGAACTTTCAAGCTTACATATTGAATTAGCTAGTGAAATTGTAAATGAAGGTGATTCTCTGCAATTGAAAGTAACGAAGCTAGAGGATGATGCGGTAATACTATCCAAGCGTGCAGTTGATGCTGAAAATGCTTGGGACGAGTTGGATGCAAAGTATAACTCTGGCGAAGTATTCGATGTCGTGGTGAAAGAAGTGGTGAAAGGTGGACTTGTTGTTGACCTTGGCGTAAGAGCATTTATTCCTGCATCACTTGTCGAAGCACATTTTGTCGAGGACTTCTCTGACTATCAAGATAAAACACTTGCAGTAAAACTAGTAGAGCTGGATAAAGAAAAAAATCGTATCATTTTGTCACACCGTGCAGTTGTGGAACAAGAGCAATCTGAGCAAAAGCGTAAAACCATCGGATCACTGAAAGTCGGTCAGGTATTACAAGGAACGGTCCAACGATTAACTGACTTTGGTGCTTTTGTTGATATTGGCGGAATCGATGGTTTAGTCCATATTTCACAATTATCACATGAGCATGTAAGTAAACCTTCTGATGTTGTGGAAGAAGGTCAACCTGTACAGGTGAAAGTGTTAAGTGTGGACCTTGATAATGAACGAATTTCTTTATCCATTAAAGAAACACAAGAAGGTCCTTGGGAACAATTATCAAGGGAATTAAAAGTTGGTTCTGTCATCGAAGGAACGGTGAAGCGTTTAGTGTCATTTGGTGCTTTTGTTGAGTTGTATCCAGGTGTAGAAGGATTGGTTCATATCTCTCAAATCTCAAATAAACACATTGCTACTCCTCAAGAGGCTTTGCAACAAGGTGAGAAGGTTAAAGTGAAGGTCCTGGATATTAACGAAGAGGATAAACGTATCTCTTTAAGTATTAGAGAACTTCTTGAGGAAGATGATAAGGCTGACTTCTTAGAATATCAACAAAAAGAAGAATCAACCGGATTCAGCCTAGGCGATTTAATTGGAGATAAATTAAATAAATTAAAGTAA
- a CDS encoding pilus assembly protein PilZ: MINIGDTLILEPKYSSENEKYKCKLVERTGDQLYIDYPVSIKTGKTVFLLDGAQLKGSFIAKDNNVYLFETEVKGRTKQQIPMIAISYPGNDHLIRVQRRQYVRVDTPVDVAVHPIENEFAPFVTITSDISAGGAALILPPKVKLNSNTLIDLWIVLPMQSGDYHHLVLRSRVIRVIPGQNGERDKMPLEFIEITESQRQLLIRFSFERQLNLKRKGLEQV, encoded by the coding sequence ATGATTAACATAGGTGATACATTAATATTAGAGCCCAAATATTCTTCAGAAAACGAAAAATATAAATGCAAGCTAGTCGAGAGAACGGGAGACCAGCTATATATTGATTATCCAGTATCAATAAAAACTGGAAAAACTGTATTTCTACTAGATGGCGCACAGCTTAAAGGTTCTTTTATAGCTAAAGATAATAATGTTTATTTGTTTGAGACAGAAGTGAAGGGACGCACGAAGCAACAAATTCCAATGATTGCTATTTCCTATCCTGGAAATGATCATTTAATTAGAGTGCAACGTAGACAATATGTCAGGGTTGATACACCAGTTGATGTTGCAGTCCACCCGATAGAGAACGAATTTGCTCCATTTGTTACGATTACCTCAGATATTAGTGCTGGTGGAGCTGCGCTAATTTTACCACCAAAGGTTAAATTAAACAGTAACACCTTGATCGATTTATGGATTGTACTACCTATGCAATCTGGAGATTATCATCATCTAGTATTAAGGTCAAGAGTCATACGAGTGATTCCAGGTCAAAATGGCGAACGTGATAAAATGCCCCTTGAATTTATTGAAATCACAGAAAGTCAGCGACAACTATTAATTAGATTTTCTTTCGAAAGACAATTAAATTTAAAGAGAAAAGGCTTAGAGCAAGTATAA
- the ypeB gene encoding germination protein YpeB: MLRGILIGVLVIGVAGTAYWGYQEHIEKNAVLIHAENNYQRAFHDLSYQVDLLNDKIGATLAMNSRQQLSPSLAEVWRVTSAAHSDVGQLPLTLLPFNKTEEFLANVGDFSYRTAVRDLDKEPLTDDEYKTLQSLYEKSAEIQKELRNVQHLVLENNLRWMDVQLALSTDDQQDNTIIDGFKTVEKNVEAYSEADFGPSFTSMNTEQEGFKYLTGNNISEQQAIKIGQEFLGLQGSEEVKVTENGKGSNYGFYSLSIDDPKSETIINMDITKKGGYPIWVLRSRDVKERNISLNEAMENAKKYLNEHKFKNLELNESAQYENIGVFTFTSVKDNVLIYPETITMKVALDDGNVVGFSARNYLMAHRERTIPKPAITMEEARKKINPGVEVREDRMAIIINDLEKEVLCYEFLGTIDNDTYRIFLNAENGIEEKVEKLNNAEAVFNQTDV, translated from the coding sequence ATGCTTAGAGGTATACTAATCGGAGTACTAGTCATAGGGGTAGCGGGAACTGCCTACTGGGGCTACCAAGAACATATAGAAAAAAATGCTGTACTTATTCATGCGGAGAATAACTACCAACGTGCGTTTCATGACTTAAGCTATCAGGTTGACTTATTGAATGATAAGATTGGAGCCACATTAGCGATGAACTCCAGGCAGCAACTATCTCCTTCCTTAGCCGAGGTGTGGAGAGTTACATCTGCAGCACATTCTGATGTAGGGCAACTGCCACTTACATTACTACCATTTAATAAAACGGAAGAGTTTCTGGCCAATGTAGGCGATTTTAGTTATCGTACTGCTGTTCGTGATCTCGATAAAGAACCTCTTACTGATGATGAATACAAAACGCTTCAAAGCCTTTATGAGAAATCTGCTGAAATCCAAAAAGAACTAAGAAACGTTCAACATCTGGTACTAGAAAATAATTTAAGATGGATGGATGTACAGCTAGCATTGTCGACAGATGACCAACAAGATAATACAATCATTGATGGTTTCAAGACAGTTGAGAAGAATGTAGAAGCGTATTCTGAAGCAGACTTCGGTCCTTCCTTTACATCGATGAATACAGAGCAGGAAGGATTTAAATATCTGACTGGTAATAACATTAGCGAGCAACAAGCTATAAAAATTGGACAAGAATTCCTTGGTTTACAAGGAAGTGAAGAGGTAAAGGTTACTGAAAACGGTAAAGGATCTAATTATGGGTTCTATAGTCTATCAATTGATGATCCTAAGTCAGAGACAATAATCAATATGGATATAACGAAAAAAGGTGGATATCCAATTTGGGTGCTTAGAAGCCGTGATGTAAAGGAAAGAAATATAAGTCTAAATGAAGCGATGGAAAACGCAAAAAAATACTTGAATGAACACAAGTTCAAAAACTTAGAACTTAATGAAAGTGCACAGTATGAAAACATAGGTGTCTTTACCTTTACTTCAGTAAAAGATAATGTGCTAATTTACCCGGAAACAATCACAATGAAAGTAGCATTAGATGATGGTAATGTGGTAGGGTTTTCTGCAAGAAACTACTTAATGGCCCATCGTGAAAGGACAATACCTAAACCTGCTATAACGATGGAAGAAGCAAGAAAGAAAATTAATCCTGGGGTAGAAGTAAGAGAAGACCGTATGGCCATTATAATTAATGACTTGGAAAAGGAAGTCCTTTGTTACGAGTTCTTAGGAACAATTGATAATGATACGTATCGGATCTTCTTAAATGCTGAAAATGGGATTGAAGAAAAGGTAGAGAAATTGAACAACGCAGAAGCCGTTTTTAATCAAACAGATGTCTAA
- a CDS encoding asparaginase, which produces MKKILLLHTGGTIAMKEDKNTGSVSPEGMNPLQDSLSSLNQIANIESEEVFQLPSPHITQKEMFVLKERVEQAIQTENVDGVVITHGTDTLEETAYFLDLTLDTRTPIVITGAMRSSNEIGSDGPYNLLSSVKVAASPDAFDKGVLVVLNDEIHTAKNVTKTHTSNVSTFQSPQYGPIGIVTKRGVFFHHYPMHRENYDIHKIQNRVMLIKAYAGMDSTLLYGLKSMNIDGLVIEALGQGNLPPGMVPGIKELLEHKIPIVLVSRCFNGIVQDTYSYEGGGRQLKNLGVIFSNGLSGQKARIKLMVALEKTKDIIELQELFLE; this is translated from the coding sequence ATGAAAAAAATTCTTTTACTTCATACAGGTGGCACCATTGCAATGAAAGAAGATAAGAATACAGGTTCAGTTAGCCCAGAGGGTATGAATCCACTTCAGGATTCACTTTCTTCATTGAACCAAATTGCAAATATTGAATCAGAAGAAGTGTTTCAACTTCCCTCCCCACATATCACTCAAAAAGAGATGTTTGTATTAAAGGAAAGAGTTGAACAAGCTATACAAACAGAAAATGTGGACGGCGTTGTGATAACACATGGAACTGACACCCTGGAAGAAACAGCATACTTTTTAGATTTAACACTAGATACAAGAACACCAATCGTTATTACCGGTGCAATGAGATCAAGTAATGAAATTGGCTCTGATGGTCCATACAATTTATTATCTTCTGTAAAAGTAGCAGCAAGTCCTGATGCATTTGATAAAGGGGTATTGGTAGTATTAAATGACGAAATACATACTGCCAAGAACGTTACCAAAACACATACAAGTAATGTATCAACTTTCCAAAGTCCACAATATGGACCGATAGGCATTGTAACAAAGCGTGGTGTGTTTTTTCACCACTATCCAATGCATCGAGAAAATTATGATATTCATAAGATTCAAAATCGAGTAATGCTTATAAAAGCATATGCAGGTATGGACTCAACACTTTTATACGGTCTGAAAAGTATGAATATAGATGGTCTAGTAATCGAAGCACTTGGACAAGGAAACTTGCCACCTGGTATGGTTCCAGGTATTAAAGAGCTGCTAGAACATAAAATTCCCATAGTTCTAGTATCCCGCTGTTTTAACGGAATCGTTCAAGATACCTATAGCTACGAAGGTGGGGGACGGCAGTTAAAAAATCTTGGTGTCATCTTCTCTAATGGGTTAAGTGGGCAAAAGGCTCGTATTAAGTTAATGGTAGCTTTAGAAAAGACAAAAGACATTATTGAACTTCAGGAACTATTTTTAGAATAA
- the ypdA gene encoding YpdA family putative bacillithiol disulfide reductase — protein MQREEVIIIGGGPCGLAAAIALTEVGYSPLIIEKGNIVNAIHHYPTHQTFFSTSEKLSIGDIPFITENRKPVRSQALAYYREVVKRKNLRVHSYEQVTKVCKEDDLFTVYTSKETYLSRYVVVATGYYDHPNRLNVPGEELEKVSHYFKEAHPYFDKDVVVIGGKNSSVDAALELEKVGARVTVLYRGDTYSPSVKPWILPEFESLVRNQFITMKFNANVVKITEQDVTYEVNGAQSTIENDFVFAMIGYHPDHTFLQSMGILIDQETGRPTYDPETMETNVEGIYIAGVIAAGNNANEIFIENGRFHGGLIAASIKKKDPDQ, from the coding sequence ATGCAGAGGGAAGAAGTCATCATTATTGGTGGAGGTCCTTGTGGTTTAGCTGCAGCTATCGCCTTAACGGAAGTTGGTTATTCTCCGTTAATTATTGAAAAAGGAAATATTGTCAATGCTATTCATCACTATCCTACACACCAAACATTTTTTAGCACTAGTGAAAAGTTGTCGATTGGGGACATCCCTTTTATAACCGAAAATCGTAAGCCGGTACGTTCACAAGCACTTGCTTATTATAGAGAAGTGGTGAAACGGAAGAACCTTCGAGTGCATTCTTATGAACAAGTCACAAAGGTTTGTAAAGAGGATGATCTGTTTACTGTATACACGTCAAAGGAAACGTATTTATCAAGGTATGTTGTGGTTGCAACAGGTTATTATGATCACCCGAATCGTTTAAATGTTCCTGGCGAAGAATTAGAAAAAGTTTCTCATTATTTTAAGGAAGCTCATCCTTATTTCGATAAAGACGTAGTAGTAATTGGTGGTAAAAATTCATCAGTTGATGCTGCACTTGAATTAGAAAAGGTTGGGGCTAGAGTAACAGTTTTATATCGAGGGGATACATATTCTCCGAGTGTAAAGCCATGGATACTTCCAGAGTTCGAATCCTTAGTCCGAAATCAATTTATTACAATGAAATTTAATGCGAATGTTGTAAAAATAACTGAACAAGATGTAACTTATGAGGTTAATGGAGCCCAATCGACAATAGAAAATGATTTTGTGTTCGCGATGATTGGGTATCATCCAGATCATACGTTTTTACAATCAATGGGTATTCTTATTGATCAAGAGACAGGCAGGCCAACTTACGACCCAGAAACAATGGAAACAAATGTTGAAGGTATTTACATTGCCGGTGTTATAGCCGCTGGAAATAATGCAAATGAAATATTCATTGAAAATGGACGATTTCATGGAGGACTTATTGCAGCCTCAATAAAAAAGAAGGACCCTGACCAGTAG
- a CDS encoding (d)CMP kinase, producing the protein MSNKISIAIDGPAAAGKSTVAKKVAENLSYIYIDTGAMYRALTYKALTNEVDVHHEEQLARILKSTSINLKPSNHGQLVYLDEKDVTEEIRTNHVTNHVSFVAQHRLVREDMVKRQQDMATDGGVVMDGRDIGTAVLPHSEVKVFLLASVDERARRRHEENLKKGYESDLNQLIHEIEQRDKIDSEREVSPLIKAEDAVEIDTTSLSIEQVVDKIMALALERIGTD; encoded by the coding sequence ATGAGTAACAAAATTTCAATTGCAATCGATGGACCAGCAGCTGCAGGTAAAAGTACTGTAGCAAAAAAAGTAGCAGAGAATTTATCTTACATATACATAGATACAGGTGCAATGTACAGAGCACTTACCTACAAAGCCTTAACAAATGAAGTAGATGTACATCATGAAGAGCAACTTGCTCGAATACTTAAGTCTACTTCTATCAACTTAAAACCATCAAATCATGGTCAGTTAGTGTATTTGGATGAAAAGGATGTTACGGAGGAGATTCGCACGAATCACGTGACAAATCATGTATCTTTTGTGGCGCAACATCGCCTCGTTCGAGAAGATATGGTGAAGAGACAACAAGATATGGCAACTGACGGTGGAGTGGTTATGGACGGTAGAGACATAGGAACAGCTGTGCTCCCGCATTCAGAAGTAAAAGTATTTTTACTCGCCTCAGTAGATGAACGAGCTCGTAGAAGACATGAAGAAAACCTGAAAAAAGGATATGAATCAGACTTAAATCAGCTAATACATGAAATTGAGCAACGAGATAAAATTGATTCTGAAAGAGAAGTCTCTCCTTTAATCAAAGCAGAGGATGCAGTCGAAATTGACACAACTTCTCTATCAATTGAACAAGTAGTAGATAAAATCATGGCGTTAGCACTTGAAAGGATTGGTACGGATTGA
- a CDS encoding spore cortex-lytic enzyme, with protein MRFQSFWRFPLTIVMILCFAVTLFPAQPSYAFSEQVIQRGATGEDVIELQARLQYNGYYHGPIDGVFGWSTYWSVRNFQKEFGLETVDGFVGQSTKDMLTRATKYYKDYVYQQLNQGRRFTHYGGMPLNIQSAPSQATITKAKKAAEQKRQSALNAALKQGTKAPTAEQVKKDPAQAPKKTQNKTTQKNEPQAKQQGTKAPAPAQKKGQQGATPPTQQQGQPGAPAQKEGQQEATPPAQQQAPTPAEKEGQQGAAPTAQKQEQQAKPQPPKQEAAPETPKAAPEAPKATALNMPNGFSQNDIQLLANAVYGEARGEPYVGQVAIAAVILNRINSPTFPDTVSGVIFEPGAFTAVADGQIWLTPNEQAKKAVLDAINGFDPTGEAMYYFNPATATNKWIWSRPQIKRIGKHIFCK; from the coding sequence ATGAGGTTTCAATCTTTCTGGAGATTTCCTCTTACTATTGTCATGATTCTTTGTTTTGCCGTTACTCTTTTTCCAGCACAGCCTAGTTATGCGTTTAGCGAGCAAGTCATACAACGAGGTGCAACTGGAGAGGATGTAATAGAATTACAGGCACGCCTGCAATATAACGGGTATTATCATGGACCGATTGACGGGGTATTTGGTTGGTCAACATATTGGTCAGTCCGTAATTTCCAAAAGGAATTTGGTCTAGAAACGGTAGATGGTTTCGTAGGACAAAGTACGAAGGATATGTTAACTAGAGCGACAAAGTATTATAAAGATTATGTGTATCAACAGTTGAATCAAGGTAGAAGATTTACTCATTATGGGGGTATGCCGTTAAATATTCAAAGTGCCCCTAGTCAAGCAACGATCACAAAAGCTAAAAAAGCAGCGGAGCAAAAGCGACAATCAGCATTAAATGCTGCATTAAAGCAAGGAACAAAGGCACCAACAGCCGAGCAAGTGAAAAAGGATCCCGCTCAGGCTCCGAAGAAAACACAGAACAAAACAACACAGAAGAATGAGCCACAAGCTAAACAGCAAGGAACAAAGGCTCCAGCACCAGCTCAGAAAAAGGGACAACAAGGAGCAACGCCACCAACTCAGCAGCAAGGGCAGCCGGGAGCACCAGCTCAGAAAGAGGGACAACAAGAAGCAACACCACCAGCCCAGCAGCAAGCACCAACACCTGCTGAGAAAGAAGGGCAACAAGGAGCAGCACCAACTGCTCAAAAGCAAGAACAACAAGCGAAACCGCAACCTCCTAAGCAGGAGGCGGCACCTGAAACACCAAAAGCTGCACCAGAAGCACCAAAGGCTACTGCTCTAAACATGCCAAATGGCTTCTCTCAAAATGATATCCAACTATTAGCAAATGCTGTTTACGGTGAAGCAAGAGGTGAACCATATGTCGGACAAGTTGCCATTGCTGCAGTTATATTAAATAGGATTAATAGTCCAACATTCCCAGATACTGTATCTGGAGTGATCTTTGAGCCGGGTGCGTTTACTGCGGTTGCAGACGGTCAAATATGGTTAACACCAAATGAGCAAGCAAAGAAAGCCGTATTAGATGCAATCAATGGTTTTGATCCAACCGGAGAAGCTATGTATTATTTTAATCCAGCTACTGCGACTAATAAATGGATTTGGAGTCGTCCTCAAATAAAACGAATTGGGAAACACATCTTCTGTAAATAA
- a CDS encoding 1-acyl-sn-glycerol-3-phosphate acyltransferase, with translation MNLYSVGKALCNGVLRPLYRLEIIGAENIPTTGGVLLCSNHIDNLDPPIVGISSPRTIHFMAKEELFRVPILKSILPSINAFPVKRGMSDKQALRTGLQVLKDGKVLGLFPEGTRSKTGELGQGLSGAGFFALRTDAKIIPCAIIGPYKIFKPLKVVFGKPVEFNELRERKATVDEATETIMNSIRELLEKNK, from the coding sequence TTGAACCTTTATAGTGTAGGTAAAGCCCTATGTAATGGAGTGTTACGCCCGTTATATAGATTAGAAATTATAGGAGCGGAGAATATTCCAACAACTGGAGGAGTATTGCTTTGCTCTAACCACATTGATAATTTAGATCCTCCTATCGTTGGTATTTCTTCACCGAGGACGATCCACTTTATGGCAAAAGAAGAATTATTCAGGGTACCGATACTTAAGTCCATTCTTCCTAGCATCAATGCATTTCCAGTCAAAAGAGGGATGAGCGATAAACAAGCATTAAGAACAGGTCTTCAAGTCTTGAAAGACGGAAAAGTGTTAGGCTTATTTCCTGAAGGGACGAGAAGTAAAACAGGAGAATTAGGTCAAGGATTATCTGGGGCAGGCTTTTTCGCTCTTCGTACAGATGCTAAAATTATTCCGTGTGCAATTATTGGTCCTTATAAAATTTTTAAACCACTTAAAGTAGTGTTTGGAAAACCTGTAGAATTTAATGAATTGCGGGAAAGAAAAGCAACAGTAGATGAAGCAACCGAAACAATTATGAATTCAATTAGAGAATTACTTGAAAAAAATAAATAG
- a CDS encoding YpzI family protein, whose protein sequence is MGRDRQEKKLKASRRVESDRDQQLNYPGATTMEGPDEARSRNEKKGSFH, encoded by the coding sequence ATGGGCAGAGATCGCCAAGAAAAGAAACTGAAGGCTTCTAGACGCGTTGAGTCAGATCGTGACCAACAACTGAACTATCCTGGTGCCACAACGATGGAAGGACCAGATGAAGCTAGGTCAAGAAATGAAAAAAAAGGTTCATTTCATTAA
- the prsW gene encoding intramembrane metalloprotease PrsW — MLSIITAGVAPGVALLCYFYLKDEYETEPITMVMRNFIIGAILVFPIMFIQYVLEEEGIFVSGLMHAFFIAGFLEEYAKWFILFYIAYKHAEFDEVYDGIVYGAAVSLGFASAENILYLLAHGVDIAFTRALLPVSSHALFGVIMGYYLGKAKFSQGKIKFQFILLSLSVPFLLHGFYDFIIYSIKKWELYIIPFMIFLWWLGLRKAKLARKFHDYGSHVNQ; from the coding sequence ATGTTAAGTATCATAACAGCTGGAGTTGCCCCAGGTGTTGCATTATTATGTTATTTTTACTTAAAAGATGAATATGAAACAGAACCAATTACAATGGTTATGCGTAATTTCATTATTGGAGCTATATTAGTATTTCCGATCATGTTTATTCAATATGTCCTAGAAGAGGAAGGGATCTTTGTTTCAGGACTTATGCATGCCTTCTTTATTGCAGGGTTTTTAGAAGAATATGCAAAATGGTTTATACTGTTTTACATCGCATATAAGCACGCGGAATTCGATGAAGTATATGATGGAATTGTTTATGGTGCGGCAGTTTCATTAGGTTTTGCCAGCGCTGAAAATATATTATATTTGCTTGCGCACGGTGTTGATATCGCGTTTACAAGAGCACTATTACCAGTCTCAAGTCATGCCTTATTCGGAGTGATCATGGGGTATTATCTGGGAAAGGCCAAATTCTCACAAGGAAAGATAAAATTTCAGTTTATCCTACTATCATTAAGTGTTCCGTTCCTTCTTCATGGTTTTTATGATTTTATCATTTATTCAATTAAAAAATGGGAGCTTTATATTATTCCGTTTATGATCTTTCTATGGTGGCTGGGGCTACGGAAAGCTAAACTTGCGCGTAAATTTCATGATTACGGAAGTCATGTTAATCAATAA